A window from Agrobacterium tumefaciens encodes these proteins:
- a CDS encoding phosphate/phosphite/phosphonate ABC transporter substrate-binding protein — protein sequence MSLASLAMYASPPPVKEATALFWAALGKRLRAGGVDAPQTLDEKIRYDEAWLRPDLLFGQTCGYPYVRHLRGKVQLVATPVYNLPGCDGPLKCSFIIVNASSPVQSIEELRGARAAINEPGSNSGYNLFRAFVAPYAKGGRFFSSVEETGGHLASIDVVSRGEADIASIDCVTFGNTLRFDPQRVAGVRILAETVKGPGLPFITASATPAMELVMLRRALAETIADPELAHICDTLSLRGISLLGDADYEVLAEFDRDAARHGYPVIA from the coding sequence ATGTCGCTCGCCAGCCTTGCCATGTATGCCAGCCCTCCGCCGGTGAAAGAGGCGACGGCGCTGTTCTGGGCGGCGCTGGGCAAGCGCCTTCGTGCCGGCGGCGTCGATGCGCCGCAGACGCTGGATGAGAAAATCCGCTACGACGAAGCCTGGCTGCGGCCTGATCTGCTGTTCGGCCAGACCTGCGGATATCCCTATGTGCGCCACCTGCGCGGCAAGGTGCAACTGGTGGCCACCCCCGTCTATAACCTGCCCGGCTGCGACGGCCCGCTCAAATGCAGCTTCATCATCGTCAATGCGTCGTCGCCGGTGCAGTCGATCGAGGAACTGCGGGGTGCACGGGCCGCCATCAACGAGCCGGGCAGCAATTCCGGCTACAACCTCTTCCGCGCTTTTGTGGCGCCATATGCCAAGGGCGGCCGGTTCTTTTCTTCGGTGGAGGAAACAGGCGGTCATCTGGCGAGCATCGATGTGGTTTCGAGGGGTGAGGCAGATATCGCCTCCATAGACTGTGTCACTTTCGGCAACACCCTGCGTTTCGATCCTCAACGGGTCGCGGGCGTCCGCATCCTTGCCGAAACGGTAAAGGGGCCGGGTCTGCCCTTCATCACCGCTTCTGCGACACCGGCAATGGAACTGGTGATGCTGCGACGCGCGCTGGCGGAGACTATTGCCGACCCTGAGCTTGCCCACATCTGCGATACACTTTCGCTGCGCGGCATAAGCCTGCTTGGCGACGCCGACTATGAGGTGCTGGCCGAGTTTGATCGGGATGCCGCGCGTCATGGTTACCCCGTTATCGCCTGA
- a CDS encoding oligopeptide/dipeptide ABC transporter ATP-binding protein → MMNTPALSLKNAVIRYDRLVAVDGVSLDLFSGETLGLVGESGCGKSSLARAIVGLQPLAAGTLSVEGETLANVTATRRNDLQRRIQLLFQDPAASLSPRMKVRALLAEPLKIRKVHSAESWARISALAESIGLGEQLLSRYPHQLSGGQARRVALVRALAAEPSIIVADEPTAGLDISIQGELLNLLRVLRDRLKLSYLLISHNLNVVGRVTDRVAVMYLGQIVESGPTSDLFRNPAHPYTQALLSANLTLDPSRRRERIVLSGELPSPGNPPSGCRFHKRCPLARPRCTTEVPALLSTGSSGRNVACHFPLTAEAEVLAQAITG, encoded by the coding sequence ATGATGAATACCCCTGCCCTTTCCCTGAAGAACGCGGTGATCCGTTATGACCGGCTGGTTGCCGTCGATGGCGTGTCGCTCGATCTGTTCTCCGGTGAAACCCTCGGACTTGTCGGAGAAAGCGGGTGCGGAAAATCGTCCCTCGCCCGCGCCATCGTCGGGCTTCAGCCGCTTGCCGCCGGTACGCTTTCGGTTGAGGGAGAGACGCTCGCCAATGTGACGGCGACCCGACGCAACGATCTGCAGCGCCGCATCCAGCTATTGTTTCAGGACCCCGCCGCCTCGCTTTCACCGCGCATGAAGGTGCGCGCGCTTTTGGCCGAACCGCTTAAAATCCGCAAAGTGCATTCGGCCGAAAGCTGGGCACGGATATCAGCGCTTGCAGAAAGCATCGGTCTCGGCGAGCAGCTTCTTTCACGCTATCCGCATCAGTTGAGCGGCGGGCAGGCGCGACGTGTGGCGCTTGTGCGTGCGCTTGCGGCCGAACCCTCGATCATCGTTGCCGATGAACCGACGGCTGGCCTCGATATCTCCATTCAGGGCGAATTGCTCAATCTCCTGCGCGTGCTTCGCGATCGTCTGAAGCTCAGCTATCTGCTCATCTCCCACAATCTCAACGTCGTTGGCCGCGTTACCGATCGTGTCGCCGTGATGTATCTTGGACAGATCGTCGAGAGCGGGCCGACATCCGATCTTTTTCGCAACCCCGCGCACCCCTATACGCAGGCGCTGCTCTCCGCCAATCTCACGCTTGATCCCAGCCGCCGGCGGGAGCGCATCGTTCTTTCCGGAGAATTGCCAAGCCCGGGCAACCCGCCCTCCGGCTGTCGTTTCCACAAACGCTGTCCGCTGGCGCGCCCACGCTGCACAACTGAAGTTCCAGCGCTTCTTTCCACCGGCTCATCGGGCCGCAACGTCGCCTGCCACTTCCCGCTCACAGCGGAAGCGGAAGTTCTGGCTCAGGCGATAACGGGGTAA
- a CDS encoding ABC transporter ATP-binding protein: MTDVLLHIENLNVSYRGAGHSAHIIDGIDITIGRGQSVGLVGESGSGKSTVAFTLLGLLADNAEISANRAAFDGRETGLTSGETARLRGTDIAMVFQDPMTALNPMFTIGTQLVDIQRRRFPKESRRTLWARAEAVLSDVGLQDAAQRMHRYPHEFSGGMRQRVVIAMALLVEPKLLIADEPTTALDATVEAQVVEMLHRLRQRTVASMLVVSHSMGLIAELCDSVIVMYAGTVVESGKVADVLHHPHHPYTRALLNCEIDPYASFDRRQNLATIPGTVPDPADRPQGCIFAERCPSRHDRCTEKPPRRQAKTGQSLFCWLEAA, from the coding sequence GTGACAGACGTCCTCCTCCACATCGAAAACCTCAACGTATCCTACAGGGGTGCCGGGCACAGCGCGCATATTATCGACGGCATCGATATCACCATTGGCCGCGGCCAGTCCGTCGGCCTCGTCGGGGAAAGCGGCAGCGGCAAGTCAACAGTCGCATTCACCTTGCTCGGCCTGCTTGCCGATAATGCGGAAATCTCCGCAAACCGTGCGGCCTTCGACGGACGCGAGACAGGCCTGACATCAGGGGAAACAGCAAGGCTGCGCGGCACCGATATAGCAATGGTCTTTCAGGACCCCATGACCGCGTTGAACCCGATGTTCACGATCGGCACGCAGCTCGTCGATATCCAGCGCCGGCGATTTCCAAAGGAAAGCCGGCGAACGCTCTGGGCACGGGCCGAAGCGGTGCTTTCCGATGTGGGCTTGCAGGATGCGGCGCAGCGCATGCATCGCTATCCGCACGAATTTTCAGGCGGTATGCGGCAACGTGTCGTGATCGCCATGGCGCTTCTGGTTGAACCGAAACTGTTGATTGCCGACGAACCGACGACCGCGCTCGATGCCACTGTCGAAGCGCAGGTGGTGGAGATGCTGCATCGGCTGCGGCAGCGGACTGTCGCTTCCATGCTGGTCGTCAGTCACAGCATGGGGCTGATTGCCGAACTCTGTGACAGCGTCATCGTGATGTATGCGGGAACGGTGGTGGAAAGCGGCAAAGTAGCGGACGTCCTGCATCACCCGCACCATCCCTATACCCGGGCCTTGCTTAACTGCGAGATAGACCCTTACGCCTCGTTCGATCGTCGGCAGAATCTTGCCACCATCCCCGGTACGGTTCCCGATCCAGCCGATCGGCCACAAGGCTGCATCTTTGCGGAGCGATGTCCCTCCCGCCACGACCGTTGTACGGAAAAGCCGCCGCGTCGGCAGGCGAAGACCGGACAGAGCCTCTTCTGCTGGCTGGAGGCGGCATGA
- a CDS encoding ABC transporter permease has translation MNVLHDLSRRPGGTFALFAVTLLCLMAIAAPLIAPYGPNAIAPASRFMDPSLQHLLGTDHLGRDILSRLIYGARVALGISLSVIAISLTAGVALGVAAALSSRVVDLFIVGIFDVVTSFPSIILALALVAVFGPGLGNVVLLVSIVFIPHFGRVARAQTIAIRNSPFIEAERVLGAETWRVVLHHVTPNIIGPIFVLACMDIPVVITIEAGLSFLGLGVRPPLASWGNLLNDGYTYLDQSVWLATFSGLSLILATLGFALLGEALRDTLDPKLRKSL, from the coding sequence ATGAATGTCCTCCACGACCTTTCCCGCCGGCCCGGCGGCACCTTTGCGCTCTTTGCGGTCACGCTGCTCTGTCTGATGGCAATCGCTGCTCCGCTGATCGCGCCCTATGGTCCGAACGCGATCGCACCGGCCAGCCGGTTCATGGACCCGTCGCTGCAACATCTTCTGGGGACCGATCATCTCGGGCGCGACATATTAAGCCGTCTTATCTACGGCGCGCGGGTCGCACTCGGCATTTCTCTTTCCGTCATCGCCATTTCGCTGACAGCGGGTGTCGCACTCGGCGTGGCCGCCGCCCTCTCCTCGCGCGTCGTTGATCTCTTCATCGTCGGTATCTTCGATGTCGTGACGTCGTTTCCAAGCATCATCCTCGCTCTGGCGCTCGTCGCCGTCTTCGGCCCGGGTCTCGGCAACGTCGTCCTGCTTGTCAGCATCGTCTTTATCCCGCATTTCGGCCGGGTCGCCCGCGCCCAGACGATCGCGATCCGCAACAGCCCCTTTATCGAGGCAGAAAGGGTCCTTGGTGCGGAAACGTGGCGGGTCGTCCTGCATCACGTCACCCCCAACATCATCGGCCCGATTTTCGTGCTGGCCTGCATGGATATCCCCGTCGTCATCACCATCGAGGCGGGGTTGAGCTTTCTCGGTCTCGGCGTGCGCCCGCCGCTCGCAAGCTGGGGCAACCTGCTCAATGACGGCTACACCTATCTCGACCAATCGGTATGGCTCGCCACCTTTTCCGGTCTGTCGCTGATCCTGGCGACACTCGGCTTTGCACTTCTCGGTGAAGCCCTGCGCGACACGCTCGATCCGAAGCTGAGGAAAAGCCTGTGA
- a CDS encoding ABC transporter permease, with product MRSASLHIHLAFKLVTALLAVAGSVVLLMALTRLIPGDPATVILGSRATPEAVAALNARIGLDKPLIEQVFRFFGQLVSGDLGEDVFNGRPVISLVAAALPNTVALAVSAMLCAIALGVPLALISARWPGGSTDRLVAFLSVGFISTPSFVVSVFLLMMFSVKLRWFPVLGAGNSGDIGDQLWHLALPTAALAAGWIGYIARLLRASLLEVLGENQIRTLRAYGVSETKILVKYALKPAILPTVAVLGMGFGELLGGAVFAEVIFNRPGLGSLIYDAIRTRNYPVVQGGVFVIVLLYVLTNLIADLSQSLLDPRERGRLLSGRQQQ from the coding sequence ATGAGGAGCGCATCCCTGCACATTCATCTCGCCTTCAAGCTGGTTACGGCGCTTCTCGCCGTGGCCGGCTCCGTTGTTTTATTGATGGCGCTCACGCGGCTGATCCCTGGCGATCCCGCAACGGTAATCCTCGGTTCACGGGCAACACCCGAGGCCGTGGCGGCACTCAACGCCCGCATCGGTCTCGACAAGCCACTGATCGAGCAGGTGTTCAGGTTTTTCGGCCAGCTTGTTTCCGGCGATCTCGGCGAAGACGTCTTTAACGGCCGGCCGGTCATCAGCCTTGTCGCGGCAGCACTACCAAATACGGTGGCGCTGGCCGTTTCCGCCATGCTCTGCGCCATCGCGCTCGGCGTACCGCTTGCACTCATCTCCGCCCGCTGGCCCGGCGGCAGTACAGACCGGCTTGTCGCCTTCCTGAGTGTCGGCTTCATCTCAACGCCCAGCTTCGTCGTCTCGGTGTTCCTTCTGATGATGTTTTCGGTGAAGCTGCGGTGGTTTCCGGTGCTGGGCGCCGGCAACAGTGGCGATATCGGCGACCAGCTCTGGCATCTCGCCCTGCCGACGGCGGCGCTGGCCGCCGGCTGGATCGGTTATATCGCCCGTCTGCTGCGCGCCTCCCTGCTGGAAGTGCTCGGTGAAAACCAAATCCGCACATTGCGGGCCTATGGTGTCAGCGAGACGAAAATCCTGGTGAAATATGCCCTGAAACCGGCGATATTGCCCACCGTCGCAGTGCTTGGCATGGGTTTTGGAGAACTTCTCGGCGGGGCGGTCTTTGCCGAAGTCATTTTCAACCGTCCCGGTCTTGGCTCATTGATCTATGATGCCATCCGCACCCGCAACTACCCGGTGGTTCAGGGCGGCGTCTTTGTCATCGTGCTGCTTTACGTCCTCACCAATCTCATTGCGGACCTTTCCCAGAGCCTGCTCGATCCGCGCGAGCGCGGCCGGCTCTTGTCCGGGAGGCAACAGCAATGA
- a CDS encoding ABC transporter substrate-binding protein — protein MTFNTTRRQVLVGGASIVGLAALGGIHPAFANTDRSRIVVRVEKDLSNLDPANRSGPIDLNVLWSVQQGLISFKPGSTDWELDAAEELEQVSDTEIRFKLRSGLTFTDGYGALTAEDVKFSFERFLKPDAEGKPVTYAKDWSALDRVEITSPLEGRIILKQPAPALYTIALADGSGRIISRKAFEALGKDIATKLIGSGPYVLKEWVPREHFTLEINPNYKGPIKPHFQQIVGKPIGEQKTSEIAFQSGEIDFTAIDPESGNALANLPDASVTEIPAIDYVWFGPNIEKAPFNDIRVRQAIRYAVDIDAILQGAYSGIYPRANSLLAPSLLGYWKEAPVYARDIEKAQALLAEAGHPNGFKTKLTIEATARYEAIAQIIQANLSEVGIEVEIEALESAAYWALGKNDASKDLELSLVKFNGKFDPGFQTQWFTSAQVGQWNWQRWKNADYDALHEKGGVTVDPAEREKIYIEAQKLLDESAAFIWITHNLNAFASRKWLKPGVLPNGNNWLYTAFTEATA, from the coding sequence TTGACATTCAACACCACACGCCGGCAGGTGCTCGTCGGCGGCGCGTCCATTGTGGGTCTTGCTGCTCTTGGCGGCATTCATCCCGCTTTCGCCAACACCGACCGCTCCAGGATCGTCGTCCGCGTCGAGAAAGACCTTTCAAATCTCGATCCGGCCAACCGCTCAGGCCCGATCGATCTCAACGTTCTCTGGTCGGTGCAGCAGGGCCTGATTTCCTTCAAGCCGGGCTCGACGGACTGGGAACTCGATGCCGCCGAAGAACTGGAACAGGTAAGCGACACCGAAATCCGTTTCAAACTGCGAAGCGGCCTCACCTTTACCGACGGTTATGGCGCACTGACCGCCGAAGACGTGAAATTCTCCTTCGAGCGTTTCCTCAAGCCCGATGCCGAAGGCAAGCCCGTTACCTATGCCAAGGACTGGTCGGCCCTTGATCGCGTCGAAATCACCAGCCCCCTCGAAGGCCGCATCATCCTGAAGCAGCCGGCACCGGCGCTCTATACGATCGCGCTCGCCGATGGGTCAGGCCGGATCATTTCCAGAAAGGCGTTCGAAGCGCTGGGCAAGGATATCGCCACAAAATTGATCGGAAGCGGCCCCTATGTGCTCAAGGAATGGGTTCCGCGCGAGCATTTCACTCTGGAAATCAATCCCAACTACAAGGGACCGATCAAGCCGCACTTCCAACAGATCGTCGGCAAACCGATCGGAGAGCAAAAGACATCGGAGATCGCCTTCCAGTCCGGCGAGATCGACTTCACTGCGATCGATCCCGAAAGCGGCAACGCGCTGGCGAACCTGCCGGATGCAAGCGTGACGGAAATTCCGGCCATCGATTATGTCTGGTTTGGCCCGAATATCGAGAAGGCACCGTTCAACGACATCCGCGTCCGTCAGGCTATCCGCTACGCGGTCGACATCGACGCGATCCTGCAGGGCGCCTATTCCGGCATCTATCCGCGCGCCAATTCGCTGCTGGCGCCAAGCCTGCTCGGTTACTGGAAAGAAGCGCCGGTCTATGCGCGAGATATCGAAAAGGCGCAGGCATTGCTTGCCGAAGCCGGGCACCCGAACGGCTTCAAGACAAAGCTTACCATCGAAGCAACGGCACGATATGAGGCGATTGCGCAGATCATTCAGGCCAATCTCTCCGAAGTCGGCATCGAGGTGGAGATCGAGGCGCTGGAATCCGCTGCCTACTGGGCGCTTGGCAAAAACGACGCCAGCAAGGATCTCGAACTCTCACTCGTCAAATTCAACGGAAAGTTTGACCCCGGCTTCCAGACACAGTGGTTCACCTCAGCGCAGGTCGGCCAATGGAACTGGCAGCGTTGGAAGAACGCCGATTACGATGCGCTGCACGAAAAGGGCGGCGTCACGGTCGATCCCGCCGAGCGTGAAAAGATCTATATCGAAGCCCAGAAACTGCTCGACGAATCCGCAGCCTTCATCTGGATCACGCACAATCTGAATGCTTTTGCCTCACGCAAATGGCTGAAGCCCGGTGTTCTTCCGAATGGCAACAACTGGCTTTATACGGCCTTTACGGAAGCGACGGCCTGA
- a CDS encoding fatty acid desaturase: protein MSRLPSPDIFSSSTNSPAIARIEWQTVALAVVIYGGFLAVTWFWQALPVLVVIALGGWLVAWHGSLQHEVIHGHPTRYRTINDAIGWPPLSLWLPYAIYREGHLTHHRDEHLTDPIEDPESSYFTQAAWEKMGVIGRYLALWNTTLLGRLALGPLVMIVNFLAQEASLVFRGDRARTVLWARHAVGVAGILIWVVGICGMPFWLYFFGFVYVGAALSRLRSYAEHRYADHQDERTAIVENSPLFGLLFLYNNLHVLHHKLPAVPWYSIPVLYRRHRNTLVTINGGLVYDGYLDVARRFFLKPHDDPRHPRHLDASPVGAATKDV, encoded by the coding sequence ATGTCCCGTCTTCCATCTCCTGATATCTTCTCCTCGTCCACCAACTCTCCAGCCATTGCCCGCATCGAATGGCAGACGGTGGCTCTGGCGGTCGTCATCTATGGCGGCTTTCTGGCAGTGACGTGGTTCTGGCAAGCTTTGCCGGTTCTCGTCGTGATTGCCCTTGGCGGATGGCTGGTCGCCTGGCATGGATCGCTCCAGCACGAGGTCATTCATGGGCATCCAACCCGTTATCGCACTATCAACGATGCGATCGGCTGGCCGCCTTTATCCCTTTGGTTGCCCTATGCCATTTACCGGGAAGGGCACCTGACCCACCACCGCGACGAACATCTGACCGATCCGATCGAAGATCCGGAATCCTCCTATTTCACGCAGGCGGCCTGGGAAAAAATGGGGGTGATCGGCCGATATCTGGCGCTTTGGAACACCACCTTGCTCGGACGACTGGCGCTTGGCCCGCTGGTCATGATCGTTAATTTCCTGGCGCAGGAGGCATCTCTGGTCTTCAGGGGCGACAGGGCACGGACGGTACTTTGGGCCCGGCATGCGGTTGGCGTTGCGGGTATTCTGATCTGGGTGGTGGGGATATGCGGAATGCCGTTCTGGCTCTATTTTTTCGGTTTTGTTTATGTGGGTGCGGCGCTGAGCAGGCTGCGGTCCTATGCGGAACACCGTTATGCCGATCATCAGGATGAGCGCACCGCGATCGTCGAGAACAGCCCGCTGTTCGGGCTGCTGTTTCTCTACAACAATCTGCATGTGCTGCATCACAAATTGCCTGCCGTTCCCTGGTACAGCATTCCGGTTCTCTACCGTCGTCATCGAAACACGCTTGTCACGATCAATGGCGGTCTGGTCTATGACGGCTATCTCGATGTTGCTCGCCGCTTCTTCCTGAAGCCCCATGACGATCCCCGTCATCCTCGCCATCTTGACGCATCGCCCGTCGGTGCTGCGACGAAGGATGTTTGA
- a CDS encoding isopenicillin N synthase family dioxygenase: MAFQTAPIENTASLPTLDLSRFHSPGARNEFVSDLRNVLHDHGFFYLTGHGVDPRLIDDVLSTSKRFFALPLEEKLKIEMVKSPHFRGYNRAGQERTRGEQDWREQLDINTEGEPAKIGPDSPPWKRLFGPNQWPEALPELKPLLLRYQAEVTRIGIDLLKAIAAALGQPENVFAEIYEPQPTQLLKIIRYPGRDVAETDQGVGAHKDGGFVTVLLQDTTPGLRVRTETGEWIDAPPVPGTFIINTGELLELATNGFVRADVHDVVAPPAGVERFSVAFFLGSRYDATIPVIELPDELKRSERGITVDPLNPIFREVGQNHLKSRLRSHPDVALAHHADLLPPEQKTA, encoded by the coding sequence ATGGCATTTCAAACCGCGCCCATCGAAAATACGGCTTCGCTGCCGACACTCGACCTTTCCCGTTTCCACTCGCCGGGAGCACGTAATGAATTTGTCAGCGACCTACGCAACGTGCTCCACGACCATGGTTTTTTCTATCTCACCGGCCACGGTGTCGATCCCCGGCTGATTGACGACGTGCTGTCGACGTCGAAACGGTTTTTCGCCTTGCCGCTTGAGGAAAAGCTCAAGATCGAGATGGTGAAATCGCCGCATTTCCGTGGTTACAACCGGGCGGGTCAGGAGCGCACGCGAGGCGAACAGGACTGGCGGGAACAACTCGATATCAATACCGAAGGCGAACCGGCAAAGATCGGCCCGGACTCCCCGCCATGGAAGCGGCTGTTTGGACCCAATCAATGGCCGGAGGCTTTGCCTGAGCTCAAACCCCTGCTGCTGCGATATCAGGCGGAGGTAACGCGGATCGGCATAGATCTTCTCAAGGCGATTGCGGCCGCTCTCGGGCAGCCGGAAAATGTCTTTGCCGAGATTTACGAGCCACAACCGACGCAGCTTCTCAAAATCATCCGCTATCCCGGACGAGATGTCGCTGAAACCGATCAGGGTGTTGGCGCCCATAAAGATGGCGGCTTCGTCACCGTGCTTCTGCAGGACACGACACCGGGGCTGCGGGTACGCACCGAAACAGGCGAATGGATCGACGCACCGCCGGTGCCCGGAACCTTTATCATCAATACCGGTGAATTGCTGGAACTCGCCACCAACGGCTTCGTTCGGGCAGACGTTCATGACGTCGTGGCACCGCCGGCGGGAGTGGAGCGCTTCTCCGTCGCCTTTTTCCTCGGCTCGCGTTATGACGCGACAATACCGGTCATCGAATTACCGGACGAGCTGAAACGCTCCGAACGGGGCATTACGGTTGATCCCCTGAACCCGATTTTCCGGGAGGTCGGGCAGAACCACCTCAAGAGCCGTTTGCGCTCGCATCCCGACGTCGCGCTCGCGCACCACGCCGATCTTCTGCCTCCGGAACAAAAAACCGCTTAG
- a CDS encoding amino acid ABC transporter permease produces the protein MTRQAGNIAAHRLHGRLGKLRNGLFGTLSNTAITLLTLATLIWLLPPFFRWALLDATWSGTSADCATRDGACWAFIAAKLRFIVFAFYPPELQWRPALVILILMALLVTSALPRFWRRELLLVWPVAALVCWMLLTGSPGGAPVASNQWGGLPVTLFVWAICFAAATPIAILLALARRSSLGGLRTLSIVYIEVMRGTPMVAILYVAMLILPMALPEAQFDKMIRAMIMITLFWAAYIAEVVRAGLQAIPSGQQEAATALGIGYWRTMHLVVLPQALRIVIPGMVNLAIGFLLATSLLAVIGVFDLLNAARAAATDPGWLGFYNEAYLLVALIYFAICFGASRYSLWLERLLRNRPTQREGRRE, from the coding sequence ATGACCAGGCAGGCCGGAAACATCGCCGCCCATCGGCTTCATGGGCGTCTTGGCAAGCTGCGAAACGGCCTCTTCGGCACGCTTTCCAACACCGCCATCACTCTCCTGACACTGGCAACCCTGATTTGGCTTCTGCCACCCTTTTTCCGGTGGGCCCTGCTTGACGCGACATGGAGCGGAACATCTGCGGACTGTGCCACGCGCGACGGCGCCTGCTGGGCTTTCATTGCCGCCAAGCTGCGTTTCATCGTGTTTGCCTTCTACCCGCCGGAACTCCAATGGCGTCCGGCGCTAGTCATTCTGATCCTGATGGCCTTGCTCGTCACAAGCGCGCTCCCGCGTTTCTGGCGCCGGGAACTGCTGCTCGTCTGGCCTGTTGCGGCTCTGGTTTGCTGGATGCTCTTGACCGGCAGTCCGGGAGGCGCTCCAGTTGCGTCCAACCAATGGGGCGGGCTGCCGGTGACGCTGTTTGTCTGGGCCATCTGCTTTGCGGCCGCGACGCCGATCGCGATCCTTCTGGCGCTCGCCCGCCGCTCGAGCCTCGGCGGACTGCGAACGCTTTCCATTGTCTATATCGAGGTGATGCGCGGCACACCCATGGTCGCCATCCTCTATGTCGCCATGCTGATCCTGCCTATGGCACTGCCGGAAGCACAGTTCGACAAGATGATAAGGGCGATGATCATGATCACTCTTTTCTGGGCAGCCTATATAGCGGAAGTCGTGCGTGCCGGCCTGCAGGCGATACCATCCGGTCAGCAGGAGGCGGCCACCGCGCTGGGGATCGGTTACTGGCGGACGATGCATCTCGTCGTTCTGCCGCAGGCATTGCGGATCGTCATTCCCGGCATGGTCAATTTGGCAATCGGTTTCCTGCTGGCAACGTCCCTGCTCGCGGTTATCGGCGTTTTCGACCTGTTGAACGCCGCCCGCGCAGCGGCAACCGATCCGGGCTGGCTCGGCTTTTACAATGAAGCCTATCTGCTTGTAGCCCTTATCTACTTCGCGATCTGCTTTGGCGCGTCCCGGTACAGCCTGTGGCTGGAGCGCCTGCTGCGAAACAGACCAACCCAAAGGGAAGGGAGGAGGGAATGA
- a CDS encoding amino acid ABC transporter permease → MSSIATPGPRRPGIYRRLLMWWGHRPIAQLAVIASFIALLVYLGINVTTTMARIGVSPGFDFLWRSANFEIGESPITFAAGDPYLRAMLAGLLNTLKVSLIGCIAATILGVAVGVAGLSGNLLLASLVRWYVELIRNTPLLLQLFFWISLAKAFPAPRQAGALLGSVYLTNRGVYVPAVSIEDLPVTGPVFVTLIVFALGLMLVALSHLKRLNGQTMAIATLAVLAAATTAFVASGAKLTFETPALAGFNIRGGYNLTPEFAALLTGLIVKFSAAIAEIVRAGIQSVNRGQWEAARALGLHNGQIMRLIVLPQALRVITPLATSSYLDLTKDSSLAVAIGYPDLVSIVNTTANTTGQSLEALMILIGTYLGINLVVSALMNQYNKRVALKGTAR, encoded by the coding sequence ATGTCCTCAATCGCAACGCCGGGCCCTCGCAGGCCCGGCATCTATCGTCGGCTGCTCATGTGGTGGGGCCATCGCCCTATCGCTCAATTGGCGGTCATCGCCTCATTTATCGCATTGCTCGTCTATCTCGGGATCAACGTCACGACGACGATGGCGCGCATCGGCGTCTCACCGGGGTTTGATTTTCTCTGGCGTTCGGCAAATTTCGAAATCGGCGAAAGTCCGATCACTTTCGCCGCCGGCGATCCATATCTTCGTGCCATGCTGGCGGGCCTGCTTAACACGCTGAAAGTGTCGTTGATCGGCTGCATAGCCGCGACTATTCTAGGCGTAGCCGTGGGCGTCGCGGGCCTGTCAGGAAACCTGCTTCTCGCCTCCCTTGTACGCTGGTACGTGGAGTTGATCCGCAATACGCCGCTGCTGCTGCAACTCTTCTTCTGGATTTCCCTCGCCAAGGCGTTTCCGGCACCGCGTCAGGCGGGTGCTTTGCTCGGATCGGTCTATCTGACCAATCGCGGCGTCTATGTACCGGCCGTCTCCATCGAAGACCTCCCGGTCACTGGGCCGGTGTTTGTGACGCTGATCGTCTTTGCCCTTGGCCTTATGCTCGTCGCGCTGTCCCATTTGAAACGGCTGAACGGGCAAACCATGGCTATCGCCACTCTCGCCGTGCTTGCAGCAGCAACCACCGCTTTCGTGGCATCAGGAGCGAAGCTGACGTTTGAAACGCCCGCATTGGCGGGCTTCAACATCCGGGGCGGCTATAATCTGACGCCGGAATTTGCCGCACTCCTGACAGGTCTCATTGTAAAGTTCTCCGCCGCGATCGCAGAAATCGTCCGGGCTGGCATCCAGTCGGTCAATCGAGGCCAGTGGGAAGCCGCCCGCGCGCTCGGCCTGCACAATGGACAGATCATGCGGCTGATCGTGCTTCCGCAGGCGCTGCGCGTCATCACCCCGCTCGCCACGTCGAGCTATCTCGATCTGACGAAGGATTCCAGCCTGGCGGTCGCAATCGGTTACCCGGATCTCGTCAGCATCGTCAACACCACCGCCAATACGACCGGTCAGTCGCTGGAAGCCCTCATGATCCTCATCGGCACCTACCTCGGTATCAATCTGGTCGTTTCCGCCCTCATGAACCAATACAACAAGAGGGTTGCACTGAAGGGAACGGCACGATGA